The Cytobacillus oceanisediminis genomic interval CTAATCCTTTGTAACGGACATTTAAATTAGGATAATAATTTTGGTCAAGTAGGATATCACAGTCATGAGGTCGATTAGCAAGGTCATCTATCACCATGATATGTTTTACGTCTAATCGTAACTCACTCTCCCATACTGTATCTATCCCATAGTGATCAATGATTAGCAAATCTACTTTTTGGTTTATGCTTTTTAATGCTAACTTTGTTTCTTGTACATCCTTAATCCAATTTTCTCTAATCCATTGCCAATGATTTTGAATTTCATCAGATATGGCAAGAGTAAAAACATCAAAGCCCTGATCAATCAGAAACGGAATACTGTTTCCTGGGAAGTCTCGACAAACAAAAATAATATTTGCTCCTTCTCTCTCTAGCTGTTTTGCCAATGTAACACAACGCATTACATGGCCAGTTCCTATCTGAAGAGAGGAATCAGTTCTAATTACGACATTCATTTTCATCCCAACCTATATCTTCTTTTGTTCGATATGGGCATTAAGATCATTCCATTGAGGATTTATTTTTAATAATTCTATAACATCTTCTAAGGAGAATTTTTCTTTTGTATTGTATAACTCGCCTATAATTCGTTTAATCAATTCAAAGTCTTCCACTGTGTCAACCGTCCAGCGGTAAGAACCGTAATCTCTCTTACTACTTACATTTTCAAGCTTAAAAAGCTTAGGGTTAGAATAAATGTATGCTGTCACATGTTCTCTATCTCTAGGTAGAGTAGCTTCATGATAAGCCCTTTTTAATGATTCGAATGAAAAGACTTCTGTATCAAGTCCTCTTGGATAAGTTCTTTCTAGTGTATTCGAAACATAATCTATAGTACCTTTATTATTTAAATAATGGTTCACCACTTTATCAATCACTGCCGGATCAATGATTGGACAATCAGATGTTAAACGTACAATAATATCGATATCATGATTCCTTGCTGTCTCGTAGTAACGAGATAATACATCTTGTTCAGAACCACGATAATAGTCAACTCCCAGTCTTTCACACACTTCTATAATGGGCTGTTCATTTTCTTTTACAGTAGTTGCTACAATAATTTGATCTATAGTATTAGAAAGTCTTACTCGCTCCAATTGATACTCTAGTAATGGCTTCCCATTAACAGTTTTCAATATTTTCCCTGGCAGTCTTGTAGAGCCCATACGTGCTTGAATGATTGCTGCTACTTTCAATGAAACACCTTCTCTTATTTCATTTTGAATATGTTTTCACAGTTTGCGTGAAAATACTAATTACATCTTCTACATCTTGATCTGTCATTGCTGGGAACAAAGGTAGTGAAATAATTTCTTCATATAACTTTTCAGCATTCGGTAATGAGCCCTTCGAATAACCGAGTCCCTGGTAAAACGGAAGTAAATGTACAGGAATATAATGGACATTTACTCCAACATTTTGCTTCTGCAGTGCTTCAAAAATATCTTTTCTTCCCACAGATAAATCATCTAAATTCAACCGAATAATATATAAATGCCAACTTGAGTCTCCTGACTCATTTTGAAAAGGAGTGATAACCTCAGGAATTTCTTGAAAGGCCTGATTATATTTAGCTACTATTTCTTTACGCTTTTCTACAAACATATCTATCTTATCCATCTGACTACAGCCTAAGGCTGCCTGGAAATCTGTCATTCTATAATTGTAGCCGAGAAATTGCATCTCGTAATACCATGGCCCATGGTTTTCTTGCATTAGCTCAGTATCTCTGGTGATTCCATGAGAACGGAATTGCAAAAGCTTTTCATAGTATTTCTTATTGTTCGTAACAATCATACCGCCTTCACCTGAGGTTACATGTTTGACAGGGTGAAAGCTGAACATGGTCATATCACTTAATGATCCCACTTTTTTCCCTTTGTATTCAGCCCCAATAGCATGCGCAGCATCCTCAATAACAACTAAGTCATGCTTCTTAGCTAGTTCATGGATTTTATCTAATTCTACTGGTTGTCCAGTAAAATCTACTGGAATAATTGCTTTAGTATTCTTCGTAATTTTGTTCGCTATTTCATTTGGATCAATGTTATATGTTTTAGGATCAATATCAGCAAAAACCACTGTTCCACCTTGATATAGTACACAGTTGGCACTAGCTGCAAACGTCATTGGAGTTGTGATTACTTCATCACCATTACCAATACCAGCTGCAAAGCAGGCACCATGTAGGGCAGCGGTACCATTTGAAAAGGCTACTGCAAATTTCGCTCCAACATATTCTGCTACTTTTTGCTCAAATGCTTGTATAGCAGGTCCAGTCGTTAAATAATCACCTTTTAAAACCTTAACAACAGCCTCTATATCTTCCTCATCAATCCACTGTTTCCCATAGGGTAAATAGGTGTCTCTAGTCGTTTCAGAAACATTCTTTGTCTTCATTATGGTCCTCCTAAAAAAGAAATGTAATCAAAGATTACATTTCTTCTACTAATGAACGTAATTCGTCAACAGTAAGCCATTCAGTATTCAAATCACTCGTGTATTTGAAACCATCCTCTAATTCCTTACCATCATGTTTATACTCTTCAGACCACCAAGGAAATTCAGGTTGAATTACATAGTAGGATTCAAATTCTAATGTACGTCTTGCATCATCTTCAGTGATCATCGCTTCATGCAACTTTTCCCCTGGACGAATTCCAACATATTCAATTTCACACTCTGGAGCAATTGCTTCTGCCAAATCAGTAACTTTCATGCTTGGAATTTTCGGAACAAAAATTTCTCCGCCGTTCATTCTATCTAAATTATCTAAAACAAACTGCACACCTTGCTCCAATGTAATCCAGAATCTTGTCATTCTTTCATCTGTGATTGGCAATTTACCTGTTTCACGGATTTTCTTGAAGAATGGAACAACACTTCCACGGCTGCCAACTACATTACCATAGCGTACAACAGAGAACCTTGTATCCTTATCTCCTGCATATGAATTTGCTGCAACAAATAATTTGTCAGAAGCAAGCTTAGTTGCACCATATAGGTTAACAGGACTAGCAGCTTTATCAGTACTTAAAGCAATAACCCTTTGTACACCACGATCAATGGCAGCTTCAATAATATTTTGTGCACCATGGATATTTGTTTTAACCGCTTCAAACGGGTTATATTCACATGCACCTACATGCTTTAACGCTGCAGCATGAATTACTACATCAACTCCATCAAAAGCTCTATATAAGCGGTCCTTATCACGAACATCCCCAATGAAGAAACGAATACGAGAGTCAGTGAATTCCTGTGCCATCTCATATTGCTTTAATTCGTCACGGCTAAAAACAATAACTTTTTTAACATCCTGTTGTAATACCTTATTTATAAATTTCTTACCGAAAGAACCCGTTCCTCCAGTTACTAAAATAGTTTTTCCATTCAGATTATACATAATATATTCCTCTTTCTTTTATTTGATTTTTATTTTATTAGATTTCATTAATAGTACTCTTGTATATAACTACTAATATGCACCTTTTCTTAGCAAAACAAGTAATACAGTTTTAATTAAAATCTTAATATCTAATGATAGAGATTGATTATATACATAAAATAGTTCAATATCTACTCTTTCTGGGTAACCAACATCACTTCTGCCACATACTTGCCAATAACCAGTGATTCCCGGTTTTACTGAAAGAAATTCTGCTTTTCTATGTTTATATTCCATTAACTCTTCCTTAACTACAGGTCTTGGACCAACTAAACTCATATCACCTTTTAGAACATTTATGAATTGAGGTAACTCATCTAAGCTTGTTTTCCTAATAAATTGTCCAAATTTTGTTATTCGAGGATCTTCTTCTGGCTCTAATTTATAATTATTAGCTTTATATTTTTCATATAGAGCTTTATCACTCTTAAGTTTCTCCTCTGCTTTTACCACCATGGAACGGAACTTATAGATATAAAATTCTTTACCATCCTGCCCTATGCGAATTTGCTTAAAGAAAATTGGGCCTTTATTATCGCCAAACACATAGAATAGAGAAAGCAAAACGAATGCCGGGAATAATATTATAAGGCCAAATATAGAGCCAATTATATCTAGTGACCTCTTTATACCTCTTTCAAATATACTCTTTTGCAGAATAGGGCTTTCTTTTAAATATTGACTTGAATTCAGTTGAGCTTTTGCCATCACGATACACCTACTTTCTTCTCAAACTCCTTTATTTTTTCTTTCATATAGCAAACAATTTCTTCTTCTAAATCTTTATGTTGTAAAGCAAATTGAATAGTTGTTTTCACAAAACCAGAGGTTTCTCCCACATCGTACCGGTCTCCTTCGAAATCATAAGCAAAAACTCTCTGGATCTGATTTAGATGCTGGATTGCATCTGTTAACTGTACCTCACCCCCGGCACCTTTTTCTTGTTTATCTAGGAACATGAAGATTTCAGGTGTTAAAATATATCGACCCATAATTGCTAAATTAGATGGTGCTGTGCCTGGCTTTGGCTTTTCTACAAAATTACTGACCTGATAACGTCTTCCATTCTGTGTCTCAGGGTCAATAATTCCATAACGATGAGTGTCTTGTTCAGAGACTTTTTGTACACCAATAACAGAAGAATGAATTTCTTCATATTGGTCAATTAACTGTCTTAAGCAGGGCGTGTCGCTTTGAACAATATCATCACCAAGCAGAACAGCGAATGGCTCATCACCAATAAAGTTACGGGCACACCATACTGCATGACCTAATCCCTTAGGTTCTTTTTGTCTAATGTAATGGATATCTGCCAAATTCGTAGAGTAGCGCACCTTTTCTAGTAAGTCGAGCTTCCCCTTTTCAGCCAGATTCTGCTCAAGCTCTGGTGCAAAATCAAAATGATCTTCAATCGCACGCTTCCCTTTACCAGTAACAATAATAATATCTTCAATTCCTGAAGCTACCGCTTCTTCCACTATGTATTGAATTGTAGGTTTATCCACAATTGGCAGCATTTCCTTTGGCATCGCTTTTGTTGCTGGCAAAAATCTTGTACCGAGACCTGCAGCAGGAATAATCGCCTTACGTACCCTCTTCATTAATTCTTTTCTCCTTTCAATTGTCAAAGCTAAAATGCCCAAAATAAATATCTAATGGTAAAACAGGATAACTCCTGTACTAGCATTAGATATTTACATTTTTATATTTATTTCTGTAAGCGAAATAAATCTGAATGGCATAGTGCCACGGGGCATCTAACCCCCCCTCACACCATGCTATCGACGACACCGCGTCTAAGGTAAGTTCTCTACCCACAGCATGGCCGAGTGCCTCCATTGGTATCGGGTTAGGAGACATTACCGGTCATTTTTCTAACATTTAATTATTACTCAAGTAAAAATTACTAAAAGATTCCAAGAAATTTCTTGCGTTTGATTTTCTCGGGTATTTCTTTATAAATATTTTGATTTTGAACTAGAAGCTCCGCATTCTCCGTAAACATGTAAACCATGTCTACTCCATACTGAGTTTCTATTTCATCCAAAGCTTCTGACATTTTAAATGTCCTGTTCTTTATGTTATGTGCATCAGATGCAATAAAGTGAGTTAAGTTCGCTTCTATTAATTGATGTGAGAATTTCTTTATGTTTTTCCCAAAATAGCCACATAAGCTGGATGCTGTTACTTGAGTCAGTGCCCCTTTTTCCACGAATTGATATAGGAGGTCTGACTGCTCCAGTAATTGTTTGTTTCGTTCCGGGTGTACAATAACCGGAATTAAACCTTGCAGCTGAATATCAAATAGAAGTCTTTCAGCATATCTTGGTACATGATTTGAAGGAAATTCAATAAATAGATATTGGGATTCACATAAAGGAAGAATCGTTCCTTTTTCCAGATCCTCTAGTAGCTCACCATATATTCTTACTTCTTGTCCTGAAAGTATTGTTATTGAAATTGCTTCCTCTTTAAGTCTCGTGTTTAATTCCTTTACTTTCAAAAGAATCTCTGGTTTTTCGTTCTGATAAGAAGAGTTATGGTGAGGGGTAGCGATGATAGAGGTAATGCCCTCTTTGACTGCTTCCTTTGCCATCTCCAGGCTATCTTCCATCGTTTGTGCCCCGTCATCTACTCCAGGCAATATATGACAATGAATATCTATCATTTCGCTCAACCCTCCCGTTTTTTGTCAGCTTTTAGTTCTTTTGTAATGGTAACACGTTGCTTTAATACCGTAAAGAGTAAAACCTGTCGATATTTGTCAGTTCGCTCCGTAATAATAATAATGTTGGTTTTCTTTCATTTTCTTATTATTTAATACGACACCTAACAGCTTGCCTTGAGCACCCGTTAACAACTCTTTCGTTTTGATTAACTGATCTTTCTCTGCTTTTCCGCTGCCTGCCACGATGATTGTTCCCTGGCATTTGTTTGATAGTATTTGTGCATCTGTTACTGCCAAAACTGGCGGTGTATCAAATAGGATAATATCAAATTCTTCCAAAGCAGCCTTCATAAAATAATCCATCGCTCTTGATCCCAATAATTCTGATGGATTAGGCGGAATTGGACCGCTTGGAAGTATGAATAAATTCTTCACATCAATCGCTTTAACAGATTCCATAAGCGAAAGCTGGCTTGTTAATACACTAGTTAATCCTGATGTATTTAATACATTAAAGGTATAGTGTACGGTTGGCTTTCTTAAATCCGCATCTACAAGTAGTACCTTTTTACCTTGCTGTGCAAATACAACTGCTAGGTTTGCCGTTGTGGTGGATTTACCTTCTCCAGGACCTGACGATGTCACCATCATGGTTCGAATTTCTTCATCTATAGAAGAGAATTGTATATTTGTTCTGATTGTGCGGTATTGCTCAGACACAGGTGATTTGGGATCGTTCTTTGTGATGAGCTTGCGCTTATGTTCCATCGCCATCTTTTTCACTGCTTTTTTAAGAGCCAATCGTCTCACCCCTTAATCTTGAGCTTCTTTCTGAACGGCTTGGGCTTTCGCTTGTTTCTTCAATCGTTGCAATGACCCCAAGAACCGGAAGGCCTACTGCTTTTTCAATATCCTGTTCATCTTTGATAGTGTTATCTAAGTATTCTAATAGAAAGGCAATTCCGACACCTGCCATCAAACCTACCACCATTGCGATTGCAATATTAAGAAGAGGCTGTGGCTTAACCGGTGAAGGGTTTTCCCCTAATTCGGCTTTAGCAAGGATCGTTACATTGTTAACGTTCATAATATTTACAATTTCTTTTTGGAAAACTTCTGCTGTTTTATTGGCTATATCCGCTGCCATCTGCGGGTCTTCATCCTGCACTGAGATTGTGACAACCTGTGAACTTTGCTCACTTTGAACGGTTATTTTTTCATTCAGTGCACCTGTAATGATATCAAGGTCCAATTCCTTTTTGACTAATTCAAGAATCGCTGCACTTTTAATAATGACGTTATATGTGTTAATTAACTGCAGGTTGGTTTGAACTTCTCCGGCAGTATATACCCCTTGTTCATCTTTCGCCTGGTTAACGAGAATCTGTGTTGATGATTGATAAATCGGTGTTAATAAGAAATAACTGACTATCCCGCTGATCATGACTGCTACAATGGTTATGGCTATAATAAGAGAGAATCTCTTTTTTAACGTCTGGAATAGTTCTTTTAGACTAATCGTTTCCTCCATGATATCCTCCTAGTTATATGTTTAAAACAAAAGGTATTATATCATAAAATATTGCTAAATTTGTGTTTTTTTGTCATAATTTTAATGAAAATGTAAAGAACTCGTAATCACTGTTTCTATTTAACTATAAATTGTAAGATTTTGATAGATGTTATCCCTTTTTGGAAATTATTACATGTATATAAATTTTTCTGGAGGTTGTTATGAAGCATTTATTGATTATTATCCTTGCGATAGGCTGTGCAGTGGTCCTTTTTTTAGGAAATGCCCATTGGAATGAAAGGACTGGGCTTTCTAAACAGGAGCCCGTACAGGAAAGTAAAGAATCAGACTCTGACACAAAGGCATCTAAAACTGAAGCTCCATCGAGTACTTCAAAGGTCACTTTAGAAGAGTTCGAGATTCTTTCCAAAAATTGGCCTGATGCAGCAAAAAAACAATTTGAATTGTCTCTGCAAAAGGAAGAGCCTTTTAAAATTGTCCTTGCTGGCTCTGAAGCCCTTGGCAATGATACCAATGGCTGGGCCCAATTAACAAAGGCAGAGCTTGAGAAAGCATATGGCGCTGATTCATTAGAAGTAGTCATCCAAACTTATAATGGAACCTCCATGGATTTCTCTGCTGAAAATAAAGCTAAGGAACTGGCAGCTCTAAAGCCCGATCTAATCCTTTTAGAGCCA includes:
- a CDS encoding cytidylyltransferase domain-containing protein yields the protein MKVAAIIQARMGSTRLPGKILKTVNGKPLLEYQLERVRLSNTIDQIIVATTVKENEQPIIEVCERLGVDYYRGSEQDVLSRYYETARNHDIDIIVRLTSDCPIIDPAVIDKVVNHYLNNKGTIDYVSNTLERTYPRGLDTEVFSFESLKRAYHEATLPRDREHVTAYIYSNPKLFKLENVSSKRDYGSYRWTVDTVEDFELIKRIIGELYNTKEKFSLEDVIELLKINPQWNDLNAHIEQKKI
- the pseC gene encoding UDP-4-amino-4,6-dideoxy-N-acetyl-beta-L-altrosamine transaminase; translation: MKTKNVSETTRDTYLPYGKQWIDEEDIEAVVKVLKGDYLTTGPAIQAFEQKVAEYVGAKFAVAFSNGTAALHGACFAAGIGNGDEVITTPMTFAASANCVLYQGGTVVFADIDPKTYNIDPNEIANKITKNTKAIIPVDFTGQPVELDKIHELAKKHDLVVIEDAAHAIGAEYKGKKVGSLSDMTMFSFHPVKHVTSGEGGMIVTNNKKYYEKLLQFRSHGITRDTELMQENHGPWYYEMQFLGYNYRMTDFQAALGCSQMDKIDMFVEKRKEIVAKYNQAFQEIPEVITPFQNESGDSSWHLYIIRLNLDDLSVGRKDIFEALQKQNVGVNVHYIPVHLLPFYQGLGYSKGSLPNAEKLYEEIISLPLFPAMTDQDVEDVISIFTQTVKTYSK
- the pseB gene encoding UDP-N-acetylglucosamine 4,6-dehydratase (inverting) encodes the protein MYNLNGKTILVTGGTGSFGKKFINKVLQQDVKKVIVFSRDELKQYEMAQEFTDSRIRFFIGDVRDKDRLYRAFDGVDVVIHAAALKHVGACEYNPFEAVKTNIHGAQNIIEAAIDRGVQRVIALSTDKAASPVNLYGATKLASDKLFVAANSYAGDKDTRFSVVRYGNVVGSRGSVVPFFKKIRETGKLPITDERMTRFWITLEQGVQFVLDNLDRMNGGEIFVPKIPSMKVTDLAEAIAPECEIEYVGIRPGEKLHEAMITEDDARRTLEFESYYVIQPEFPWWSEEYKHDGKELEDGFKYTSDLNTEWLTVDELRSLVEEM
- a CDS encoding sugar transferase gives rise to the protein MAKAQLNSSQYLKESPILQKSIFERGIKRSLDIIGSIFGLIILFPAFVLLSLFYVFGDNKGPIFFKQIRIGQDGKEFYIYKFRSMVVKAEEKLKSDKALYEKYKANNYKLEPEEDPRITKFGQFIRKTSLDELPQFINVLKGDMSLVGPRPVVKEELMEYKHRKAEFLSVKPGITGYWQVCGRSDVGYPERVDIELFYVYNQSLSLDIKILIKTVLLVLLRKGAY
- the galU gene encoding UTP--glucose-1-phosphate uridylyltransferase GalU, with product MKRVRKAIIPAAGLGTRFLPATKAMPKEMLPIVDKPTIQYIVEEAVASGIEDIIIVTGKGKRAIEDHFDFAPELEQNLAEKGKLDLLEKVRYSTNLADIHYIRQKEPKGLGHAVWCARNFIGDEPFAVLLGDDIVQSDTPCLRQLIDQYEEIHSSVIGVQKVSEQDTHRYGIIDPETQNGRRYQVSNFVEKPKPGTAPSNLAIMGRYILTPEIFMFLDKQEKGAGGEVQLTDAIQHLNQIQRVFAYDFEGDRYDVGETSGFVKTTIQFALQHKDLEEEIVCYMKEKIKEFEKKVGVS
- a CDS encoding tyrosine-protein phosphatase, encoding MIDIHCHILPGVDDGAQTMEDSLEMAKEAVKEGITSIIATPHHNSSYQNEKPEILLKVKELNTRLKEEAISITILSGQEVRIYGELLEDLEKGTILPLCESQYLFIEFPSNHVPRYAERLLFDIQLQGLIPVIVHPERNKQLLEQSDLLYQFVEKGALTQVTASSLCGYFGKNIKKFSHQLIEANLTHFIASDAHNIKNRTFKMSEALDEIETQYGVDMVYMFTENAELLVQNQNIYKEIPEKIKRKKFLGIF
- a CDS encoding CpsD/CapB family tyrosine-protein kinase, translating into MEHKRKLITKNDPKSPVSEQYRTIRTNIQFSSIDEEIRTMMVTSSGPGEGKSTTTANLAVVFAQQGKKVLLVDADLRKPTVHYTFNVLNTSGLTSVLTSQLSLMESVKAIDVKNLFILPSGPIPPNPSELLGSRAMDYFMKAALEEFDIILFDTPPVLAVTDAQILSNKCQGTIIVAGSGKAEKDQLIKTKELLTGAQGKLLGVVLNNKKMKENQHYYYYGAN
- a CDS encoding YveK family protein, with product MEETISLKELFQTLKKRFSLIIAITIVAVMISGIVSYFLLTPIYQSSTQILVNQAKDEQGVYTAGEVQTNLQLINTYNVIIKSAAILELVKKELDLDIITGALNEKITVQSEQSSQVVTISVQDEDPQMAADIANKTAEVFQKEIVNIMNVNNVTILAKAELGENPSPVKPQPLLNIAIAMVVGLMAGVGIAFLLEYLDNTIKDEQDIEKAVGLPVLGVIATIEETSESPSRSERSSRLRGETIGS
- a CDS encoding SGNH/GDSL hydrolase family protein, translated to MKHLLIIILAIGCAVVLFLGNAHWNERTGLSKQEPVQESKESDSDTKASKTEAPSSTSKVTLEEFEILSKNWPDAAKKQFELSLQKEEPFKIVLAGSEALGNDTNGWAQLTKAELEKAYGADSLEVVIQTYNGTSMDFSAENKAKELAALKPDLILLEPLTLNDNGEVRIEDSHTHISNWIDTVNAENPEAVFIIQPPHPIYQASYYPVQVEELKNYAETNDIPYLDHWTAWPDPQGEEILGYLSEEGDVPNEEGHLLWSKFVNEYFISK